In Chryseobacterium lactis, a single genomic region encodes these proteins:
- a CDS encoding MarC family protein, with amino-acid sequence MEIFEGFSIKEIVTSFMVLFAVIDIIGSVPVIVSLQQKFGQIEAGKAAITAGAIMIIFLFVGNKILKLIGVDVNSFAIAGAFVIFVIALEMILGIEINKTTEAKAASIVPIAFPLVAGAGTLTTALSLRAEFHDINIICGIILNTIFVYLVLKSAKWLERKIGDATLMILQKVFGIILLAISIKLFTANFAQLVQNYINF; translated from the coding sequence ATGGAAATTTTTGAGGGTTTCTCTATTAAAGAGATCGTTACCAGCTTTATGGTTCTTTTTGCCGTAATCGATATTATCGGTTCGGTTCCCGTTATAGTAAGTCTTCAGCAGAAGTTCGGACAGATTGAAGCTGGAAAAGCTGCGATCACTGCCGGGGCTATTATGATTATTTTCCTTTTCGTAGGAAACAAAATTCTTAAACTGATCGGGGTTGATGTCAATTCGTTTGCCATTGCCGGAGCTTTTGTGATTTTTGTCATAGCGCTGGAAATGATTTTAGGAATCGAAATCAACAAAACAACGGAAGCAAAAGCCGCATCCATCGTTCCCATCGCATTTCCATTGGTGGCAGGTGCCGGAACCTTAACCACAGCTTTATCCCTCAGAGCTGAATTTCATGATATTAATATTATTTGTGGAATTATTCTTAATACAATTTTCGTATATTTGGTGCTGAAATCAGCGAAATGGCTGGAAAGAAAAATTGGAGATGCTACCCTGATGATTCTTCAGAAAGTTTTCGGAATTATTCTTCTGGCGATTTCAATTAAATTATTCACCGCAAATTTTGCTCAGTTGGTGCAGAATTATATTAATTTTTAA
- a CDS encoding BatD family protein, with protein MQHKLIYILLTLASVIAYGQVNLSMDADKSEYGNKDVVNLTILLELNGSDLEQQTRFQLPDLSKFNIIGSGSVTNTVIDPATNTLITQKISRIALEPKKKGKIKIGSVLVTVNNKIYKTEPFDVTIKEFVEKKPLAVNTSGEVYLNMEIEDREVYQDQPTIAVLKVYSRNMDNLRKVKNIRLPEQDNINVHAINFNKSEIDPSGTGNMASQVLAMFLVFPNEAGYIEVPAVSASLSSYSNKNKILSNKIKLNVKKLPEGAPDCFKNAVGNFKVSVYNASKEKAEAKKPLNVVVKVSGEGNLPDMELPKIAASPDYEIFAPKITTKVSPGSTGMKGEILANYVVIPNKSGAISIKTEQFAFFDPENKEYIDLGQKTLAVNAFSHDQILEARSTVEKVNEYTNNLLETVNTPVLKTTSFKVKEKSKFHWNILLTNIAILLGLFIAYLLFKTWQKKRTLVRETASPKPLGSVAETEKEIRELLKTDINDYFGYLENLKDNGEYEKFFDTLEELDQEVRNQYFQSTPGEFKTFLEKHKGSSIAEEYSSLQQKIQMEKYSPVKSNEALEELLKTIVNLYSQISK; from the coding sequence ATGCAGCACAAATTGATTTACATATTGCTTACTTTGGCATCCGTAATTGCTTACGGACAGGTAAATCTTTCTATGGACGCAGATAAATCCGAATATGGAAATAAGGATGTCGTGAACCTTACCATTTTGTTGGAATTGAACGGAAGTGATCTTGAACAGCAGACCCGTTTTCAGCTTCCGGACCTTTCAAAATTTAATATCATAGGCAGCGGATCTGTCACCAATACAGTCATTGATCCGGCTACCAATACTTTAATTACCCAAAAGATCTCCAGAATTGCCCTTGAACCTAAGAAAAAAGGGAAAATCAAAATCGGTTCAGTACTGGTTACGGTGAATAACAAGATTTACAAAACGGAACCTTTTGATGTAACAATCAAGGAATTTGTTGAAAAGAAACCTCTGGCCGTTAATACTTCAGGCGAGGTATATCTGAACATGGAAATCGAAGATAGGGAAGTATATCAGGACCAGCCTACGATTGCTGTCCTGAAGGTCTATTCAAGGAATATGGATAACCTTAGGAAAGTTAAAAATATCCGTCTTCCGGAGCAGGATAATATCAACGTACATGCCATCAACTTCAATAAATCTGAGATCGACCCATCAGGAACAGGAAATATGGCTTCTCAGGTATTGGCCATGTTTTTGGTATTTCCAAATGAAGCAGGATATATAGAAGTACCGGCTGTTTCCGCTTCTTTAAGCTCTTACTCCAATAAAAATAAGATTCTTTCCAATAAGATAAAACTTAACGTTAAAAAGCTCCCCGAAGGTGCTCCCGACTGCTTCAAAAATGCAGTAGGAAACTTCAAAGTAAGTGTTTACAATGCATCTAAAGAAAAAGCAGAGGCTAAGAAACCTCTGAATGTTGTTGTAAAAGTTTCAGGAGAAGGAAATCTTCCGGATATGGAGCTTCCTAAAATAGCAGCTTCTCCGGATTATGAAATTTTTGCCCCGAAGATTACCACCAAGGTTTCTCCCGGATCTACCGGAATGAAAGGTGAAATCCTTGCTAATTATGTTGTAATACCGAATAAGTCAGGAGCGATCTCGATCAAAACGGAGCAATTTGCATTCTTTGATCCTGAGAATAAGGAATATATTGATCTTGGACAAAAGACATTAGCTGTAAACGCTTTTTCTCATGATCAGATTTTAGAGGCCCGTTCAACAGTAGAAAAGGTAAATGAGTATACCAATAATCTTCTTGAAACGGTAAATACTCCGGTTTTAAAAACAACATCTTTTAAAGTAAAAGAGAAAAGTAAGTTCCATTGGAATATTCTCTTAACTAATATCGCTATTCTTTTAGGGCTATTTATTGCGTATCTGTTATTTAAAACTTGGCAAAAAAAACGTACATTAGTTAGGGAAACTGCATCTCCAAAACCTTTAGGCTCAGTGGCTGAAACGGAAAAGGAGATCAGAGAATTGCTGAAAACAGATATTAATGACTATTTTGGATACCTTGAAAACCTTAAGGATAACGGAGAATATGAAAAGTTCTTTGATACACTGGAAGAATTGGATCAGGAAGTAAGAAATCAGTATTTTCAAAGTACTCCCGGGGAGTTTAAGACTTTCCTTGAAAAGCACAAAGGTTCTTCGATCGCAGAAGAATATAGCAGCCTGCAGCAGAAAATTCAAATGGAGAAATATTCTCCTGTGAAATCTAATGAGGCCCTTGAGGAACTTTTGAAAACAATTGTTAATTTATATTCACAAATTAGCAAATAA
- a CDS encoding tetratricopeptide repeat protein: protein MNTKIIFLSFIAIFSFSGVLFGQENYRTLVHEGNQKFDGKDYDGASSKYMEAAKSNDKDFTAHYNLGNALYKSKKYEDAKAEFEKAQQLSQTLPDKSAALHNLGNTYMQMNQPEKAADYYKKALKQNPYSEATRKNYEIAKLKEKEQQQKNQQNNSGKGGGGSDQNKGDDQKGDKDQKQDQGNGQQNEGKSDQGNNPQQNQNNEGRMPKNLENAILDKINEKEKETARRILNKNSYSMPESNEKDW from the coding sequence ATGAATACTAAAATCATTTTTTTATCGTTTATTGCTATTTTCTCATTCTCAGGCGTTTTGTTTGGGCAGGAAAACTATAGAACTTTGGTTCATGAAGGCAATCAGAAATTTGACGGTAAAGATTATGATGGAGCATCTTCAAAATACATGGAAGCTGCAAAATCTAATGACAAAGATTTTACGGCTCATTACAATTTGGGAAATGCTTTATATAAAAGTAAAAAGTATGAAGATGCAAAGGCCGAGTTTGAAAAAGCACAACAGCTTTCCCAGACGCTTCCAGATAAGTCAGCAGCTCTTCATAATTTAGGAAATACCTATATGCAGATGAACCAGCCGGAAAAAGCGGCAGATTATTATAAAAAGGCTCTGAAGCAAAACCCATACAGCGAGGCAACCAGAAAAAATTATGAAATTGCCAAACTAAAAGAAAAAGAACAACAGCAGAAAAATCAGCAGAATAACTCAGGAAAAGGAGGTGGCGGTAGTGATCAGAACAAAGGTGATGATCAGAAAGGTGATAAAGACCAAAAGCAGGATCAGGGAAATGGCCAGCAGAACGAAGGTAAAAGCGATCAGGGAAATAACCCTCAGCAGAACCAGAATAATGAAGGCAGGATGCCAAAGAATCTTGAAAATGCTATCTTAGATAAAATAAACGAAAAAGAAAAAGAAACCGCCAGAAGAATTTTAAATAAGAATTCTTATTCGATGCCTGAAAGCAACGAGAAAGATTGGTGA
- a CDS encoding vWA domain-containing protein codes for MSWSLGNYWYLLLLLLLPLLASFLIRFLKWRKKKREIFAASQFHDNLFEKSSGFTRFFPALYLLGTLFLIFSIIDLLNGSEEVKSNQKLNNVIFMLDVSNSMNAEDIDPSRLTEAKNLMLGTMQKMKNDKVGIVIFAGQAMSIMPLTTDYNSAETYISGIETNSMQIQGTDFLKGMQAAVEKFKNVSKGSRKVILLSDGEDNEGNDNAAIRLANKEGISVTSVGIGSDEGAPVPEYVFGQLMGYKTDVNGGTVISKRQTEALKKMAESTGGTYIDGNNVNEAPDRIIDAVNKNSSGAATLVKSQNANHYYQYFLAVSILFFFIIYIFNPKKDFNV; via the coding sequence ATGAGTTGGTCTTTAGGAAATTATTGGTATTTACTTTTACTGTTGCTTTTGCCGCTGTTAGCATCCTTTTTGATCCGTTTTTTAAAATGGAGAAAGAAGAAAAGAGAAATTTTTGCAGCCAGCCAGTTTCACGATAATTTATTTGAAAAAAGTTCCGGATTTACAAGATTTTTCCCGGCGTTATATCTTCTGGGAACATTATTTCTGATATTTTCGATTATTGACCTGTTGAATGGTTCAGAAGAAGTGAAAAGCAATCAGAAATTGAATAACGTGATCTTTATGCTCGATGTATCCAATTCGATGAATGCTGAGGATATCGATCCAAGCCGTCTTACCGAAGCGAAGAATCTGATGTTGGGAACCATGCAGAAAATGAAGAATGATAAAGTTGGAATTGTCATTTTTGCAGGACAGGCAATGTCGATTATGCCTTTAACTACAGATTACAACTCTGCAGAGACTTATATCAGCGGTATTGAAACGAACTCCATGCAGATCCAGGGAACAGATTTTTTGAAAGGAATGCAGGCAGCTGTTGAAAAATTTAAAAACGTAAGCAAAGGATCCCGAAAAGTAATTCTATTGAGTGATGGTGAAGATAATGAAGGAAATGATAATGCTGCGATACGCCTTGCCAATAAAGAGGGAATCAGTGTAACTTCTGTAGGGATTGGCTCAGACGAAGGAGCTCCGGTTCCGGAATATGTTTTCGGCCAGTTAATGGGTTACAAAACCGATGTGAACGGAGGTACGGTAATCTCAAAAAGACAGACGGAAGCGTTAAAGAAAATGGCAGAATCTACCGGCGGAACTTATATCGATGGGAATAACGTCAATGAAGCTCCAGACAGGATTATTGATGCAGTAAACAAGAATTCTTCGGGTGCCGCAACACTCGTGAAATCACAGAATGCCAATCATTATTATCAGTATTTTCTGGCAGTTTCTATATTATTTTTCTTTATAATTTATATTTTTAATCCTAAGAAAGATTTTAATGTGTAA
- a CDS encoding VWA domain-containing protein, which yields MFNFEFYSPWFLLLFLLFIPLLIKDVGQKKRKGIKVPTIKNMDNSGGIQGVLFVLKISKYIILSALIIAMARPRTFTVSQDRDDTKGVDIMLSIDVSLSMLAKDLNPDRITALKDIAVKFVQKRPNDRIGVVAYAAEAFTKVPVTSDHQVVIDEIKNLNSEGLEPGTAIGEGLSVAVNHLIKSKAKSKVVILMTDGVSNIQNAIPPQIAAELAKNNNIKVYAIGIGTNGYALMPTAQDVFGDLVFTETEVTIDENTLREIAQTTGGKYFRATSNSSLGEIYDEINQLEKSDVKVSKLYNYEEYFKIFLWIALGMLVVDAMMRWVFYKILS from the coding sequence ATGTTTAATTTTGAGTTTTACAGTCCGTGGTTTTTATTGCTTTTTCTGCTTTTTATCCCACTTTTGATCAAAGATGTGGGACAAAAGAAAAGGAAAGGAATAAAGGTACCCACCATCAAAAACATGGACAACAGCGGTGGGATTCAGGGGGTGCTTTTTGTATTAAAAATATCAAAGTATATCATTCTTTCTGCTTTGATTATTGCCATGGCAAGACCCAGAACTTTCACAGTTTCACAAGATCGCGATGATACGAAAGGTGTTGATATCATGCTTTCGATTGATGTTTCTTTAAGTATGCTGGCAAAAGATCTGAATCCGGACCGTATTACCGCTTTAAAAGATATTGCAGTAAAGTTTGTTCAGAAACGTCCGAATGACAGAATAGGAGTTGTTGCCTACGCTGCAGAAGCCTTTACAAAAGTGCCTGTCACTTCAGACCATCAGGTAGTGATTGATGAGATTAAAAATCTGAATTCTGAAGGTCTTGAACCGGGAACTGCGATTGGAGAAGGACTTTCTGTTGCCGTAAACCATTTAATTAAAAGTAAGGCCAAAAGTAAGGTTGTGATTTTAATGACGGATGGAGTGAGCAATATACAAAATGCAATTCCGCCACAGATCGCTGCTGAACTGGCAAAAAATAACAATATCAAGGTATATGCAATCGGAATCGGAACTAATGGATACGCACTGATGCCTACGGCGCAGGATGTTTTCGGAGACCTTGTGTTCACAGAAACTGAGGTTACGATTGATGAGAATACATTAAGAGAAATTGCACAAACGACTGGTGGTAAATATTTCCGAGCTACTTCAAACAGCAGTTTGGGAGAAATATATGATGAAATTAACCAATTGGAGAAATCGGATGTGAAAGTCTCAAAATTATACAACTATGAAGAATATTTCAAAATTTTCCTTTGGATTGCTTTGGGGATGTTGGTTGTAGATGCAATGATGAGGTGGGTGTTTTATAAAATTTTAAGCTGA
- a CDS encoding BatD family protein, with protein sequence MKKIFLILSFLICANAFSQILSSNVEKKTIALGEINHLIIKIDNINDQQVISAPKNELLPFHFEETKDSIGQGANLYERKIEFAVFEEGKFTIPELEFKVGDKILKTIPYEIDVINTAQKADQINDIMKNKEVKLEAKDYWELYKFYILAALALIALIIAIFMIVKWGRKAKSSPVVATNQTLKELDSLKKKKYIEEGNFRSFYVELIDISRNFITKQYRLPADVLLTDDLIDVMKMNNTISQDNEKIIEDVFLRGDLVKFAKTFPDQVTMEKDFADIREFVKRSSKDLEFENLRKDV encoded by the coding sequence TTGAAAAAAATATTTTTAATACTATCTTTTCTAATCTGTGCAAATGCTTTTTCACAGATATTATCCTCCAATGTAGAAAAGAAAACGATTGCTTTAGGGGAAATCAATCATCTGATCATAAAAATTGACAATATTAATGATCAGCAGGTAATTTCTGCACCAAAAAATGAATTACTTCCGTTTCACTTTGAAGAAACGAAAGACAGTATCGGACAAGGAGCCAATTTATACGAAAGAAAAATAGAATTTGCCGTTTTTGAAGAAGGTAAGTTTACAATTCCCGAACTTGAATTTAAAGTAGGTGATAAAATTCTTAAAACCATTCCTTACGAAATAGATGTTATTAATACCGCTCAAAAAGCAGATCAGATTAATGATATCATGAAAAATAAAGAGGTCAAACTGGAGGCTAAGGATTATTGGGAGCTGTACAAGTTCTATATCCTGGCAGCATTAGCCCTTATTGCACTTATTATCGCGATTTTTATGATTGTAAAATGGGGCAGGAAAGCAAAAAGCTCACCTGTTGTGGCTACCAATCAGACTTTAAAAGAACTTGATTCTCTTAAAAAGAAAAAATATATTGAAGAAGGTAATTTCCGTTCCTTCTATGTAGAATTGATTGATATTTCAAGAAATTTTATTACAAAACAATATCGGCTTCCAGCAGATGTCCTGCTAACTGATGACCTTATTGATGTTATGAAAATGAATAATACCATTTCTCAGGACAATGAAAAAATCATAGAAGATGTATTTCTCAGAGGAGACTTGGTGAAGTTTGCAAAAACTTTTCCGGATCAGGTTACCATGGAAAAAGACTTTGCTGATATCAGAGAATTTGTGAAGCGGTCATCGAAAGATTTAGAATTTGAAAACTTGAGGAAGGATGTTTAA
- a CDS encoding DUF58 domain-containing protein, with translation MQIKDIVKKVKQIEIRTRKKTEAALMGQYHSAFKGQGMTFSEVRPYQFGDEIRRIDWNKTARFREPFVKVMEEERELTMMLLVDISASMDYGTQVQLKREYVAEIAASLGFSAAGNNDKVGLILFADKVYKVIPPQKGRKHILSIISNILTADYVPAESKIDKAMEYMMGIFKRKSLVFLLSDFEDEYDSKMLRVASKKHQLLGMRIYDDKDNEIPDVGYTLLYDAETGKQIWANTSSARWRYTFAEAQKQKLRTLEEDFASSSASFMNISTGSDYSKLLYNYFQKK, from the coding sequence ATGCAGATAAAAGATATTGTAAAAAAAGTAAAGCAGATAGAAATCCGTACAAGAAAAAAGACGGAGGCTGCTTTGATGGGACAATATCACAGTGCCTTTAAAGGGCAGGGGATGACTTTTTCCGAAGTTCGTCCCTACCAGTTTGGAGATGAAATCAGAAGAATCGACTGGAATAAAACCGCCCGTTTCCGGGAACCATTCGTGAAAGTAATGGAAGAGGAAAGAGAGTTGACCATGATGCTTTTGGTGGATATTTCTGCCTCAATGGATTATGGAACACAAGTTCAGCTGAAAAGAGAATATGTAGCGGAAATTGCTGCCAGTTTAGGATTTTCGGCTGCCGGCAATAATGATAAAGTAGGTTTGATCCTTTTTGCCGACAAAGTATACAAAGTAATTCCTCCCCAAAAAGGAAGAAAGCATATTCTTTCCATCATCAGTAATATTCTGACTGCAGATTATGTTCCGGCAGAATCTAAAATAGATAAGGCAATGGAATATATGATGGGAATTTTTAAAAGAAAATCGTTGGTTTTCCTATTATCAGACTTTGAAGATGAATATGATTCCAAAATGCTAAGAGTAGCCTCCAAAAAACATCAGCTGCTGGGGATGAGGATTTATGATGATAAAGACAATGAGATTCCCGACGTAGGATACACTCTTTTGTATGATGCGGAAACAGGAAAACAAATATGGGCAAATACTTCCAGTGCAAGATGGAGATATACCTTTGCAGAAGCGCAAAAACAAAAATTGAGAACCTTGGAAGAAGATTTTGCCAGTAGTTCAGCCAGTTTTATGAATATCAGTACCGGCTCGGATTATTCAAAATTATTGTATAACTATTTTCAGAAAAAATAA
- a CDS encoding GNAT family N-acetyltransferase, whose product MSDVIIRKAVSEDCASMLELIKELAEYEKALHEVTLTLDQFTEDGFGQSPVWGAFVAEFENEIVGISLYYDRYSTWKGRRLYLEDLVVTERLRGKQIGKLLFDATLEYGKSNHYSGMVFQVLNWNEPAINFYKKYSPKFDNEWLNVSIELKD is encoded by the coding sequence ATGAGTGACGTTATAATCAGGAAAGCCGTTAGTGAGGACTGCGCTTCAATGTTGGAGTTAATTAAAGAACTGGCAGAATATGAGAAAGCGTTGCATGAAGTAACGTTAACTTTAGACCAGTTTACAGAAGACGGCTTCGGTCAATCTCCGGTTTGGGGTGCATTTGTTGCTGAATTTGAAAATGAAATTGTAGGGATTTCTCTCTATTATGACCGATATTCAACCTGGAAGGGAAGAAGGTTATATCTTGAGGATCTTGTGGTGACAGAAAGATTAAGAGGAAAGCAGATCGGTAAGTTGTTGTTTGATGCCACACTGGAATATGGAAAATCAAATCATTATAGCGGAATGGTATTTCAGGTATTAAACTGGAATGAACCGGCCATCAACTTCTATAAAAAATACAGTCCGAAGTTTGATAATGAATGGTTGAATGTATCCATTGAGTTAAAAGATTAA
- a CDS encoding AAA family ATPase has product MSDIYQAEDIRQLTEKVKEKNYLFSLLRQEINKVIIGQEYMVDRLLIGLLGNGHVLLEGVPGLAKTLAIKTLADAVHGEFSRIQFTPDLLPADVVGTMIYNIKDNDFSIKKGPVFANFVLADEINRAPAKVQSALLEVMQEKQVTIGDETMKLPKPFLVMATQNPIDQEGTYLLPEAQSDRFMLKCTIDYPAFEDERQVMRMVSTSHQPTVKPVISLQDIVDAKELINQIYLDEKIEKYILDMVFATRYPENYGLSELKNYISFGASPRASINLAIASRAYAFLKGRAFVIPEDVKALAKDVLRHRMGLTFEAEAEDISTEEIINRILAKIQAP; this is encoded by the coding sequence ATGTCAGATATATATCAAGCAGAAGATATCCGCCAGTTGACGGAAAAAGTAAAAGAAAAAAACTACTTATTTTCTCTTCTGAGACAAGAAATCAACAAAGTTATTATTGGACAGGAATACATGGTAGACCGTCTTTTGATAGGGCTTTTAGGCAATGGTCACGTCCTTCTTGAAGGGGTGCCGGGACTTGCTAAAACCTTAGCCATAAAAACTTTGGCAGATGCTGTTCATGGTGAGTTCTCAAGAATTCAGTTTACACCGGATTTGCTGCCTGCAGATGTGGTGGGAACAATGATCTATAATATCAAAGACAATGATTTCTCAATAAAAAAGGGACCCGTATTTGCCAATTTTGTCCTTGCCGATGAGATCAACCGTGCGCCGGCAAAAGTACAGTCGGCTCTTCTGGAGGTGATGCAGGAGAAACAGGTGACCATTGGTGATGAAACCATGAAGCTACCAAAACCATTTTTGGTGATGGCCACGCAGAACCCTATCGATCAGGAAGGAACTTATTTGCTGCCGGAAGCACAAAGTGACCGTTTCATGCTGAAATGTACCATAGATTATCCTGCTTTCGAAGATGAAAGACAGGTAATGAGGATGGTCTCCACTTCGCACCAGCCAACAGTGAAGCCGGTAATTTCTCTTCAGGATATTGTAGATGCTAAAGAATTAATCAACCAGATTTACCTGGATGAGAAAATTGAAAAATATATCCTGGATATGGTATTTGCAACACGTTATCCGGAAAATTACGGACTTTCTGAGCTTAAAAATTATATCAGTTTTGGAGCTTCTCCGAGAGCATCTATTAACCTTGCTATCGCTTCAAGAGCCTATGCATTCCTTAAAGGAAGAGCTTTTGTGATTCCTGAAGATGTGAAAGCACTGGCTAAAGATGTATTAAGACACAGAATGGGCTTGACCTTTGAAGCCGAAGCGGAAGATATTTCAACAGAAGAGATCATCAACCGAATTTTAGCAAAAATCCAGGCACCATAA
- a CDS encoding peptide-N-glycosidase F-related protein, with the protein MHKKIFFLSLFFTGLIQSQVTTMTNVISEAVYYDGYAATVSQPVPTGLTRLNNARYTRKLSDIELNSFKTTIAMRVTIGALCDNYDRLGEVFLALVPKNQTTYAINDPNVKRIEVGRYITPFMNKNRTPVEVPYTYNVSNLYSIFHDTELRNTYDIYMELDVFGVPYAANNEVPGCAGRNDVFTGTLTFFSNDSGAASDYNTLVPLLSYNALNKYNSTDVPGETVRIVNFNLPNAITNANFVVISTPHGANSGGEEYVRRQNYTYIDDVQMLTYTPGGTSCEPFRVYNTQGNGIYGATPKTESDWTSWNNWCPGNSVPIRGFTLPNMAAGNHTLKHTIPTAVFNQNQGDVYLSVYLQGKSNATLNVKDIKTVDVGIYPNPTSDIVHIKSPIAVASLSLFSMDGRKLSETYKENTIDLSSYSAGVYVLNIVLKDGTAFKHKIVKK; encoded by the coding sequence ATGCACAAAAAAATATTTTTTTTAAGTCTATTCTTTACGGGTCTTATACAATCACAGGTAACCACAATGACTAATGTAATTTCAGAAGCAGTTTATTATGATGGTTATGCCGCAACGGTATCACAGCCTGTGCCTACCGGATTGACCAGATTAAATAATGCTAGATACACCCGAAAGCTTTCAGATATTGAACTTAATTCTTTTAAAACAACCATTGCGATGAGGGTCACAATAGGTGCTTTGTGTGATAATTATGACCGCCTGGGAGAAGTTTTCCTTGCATTAGTACCCAAAAATCAGACAACCTACGCAATCAATGACCCAAATGTTAAAAGAATTGAAGTCGGAAGGTATATTACTCCGTTTATGAATAAAAACAGAACTCCCGTGGAAGTTCCGTATACTTATAATGTAAGCAATTTATACAGTATATTTCATGATACGGAATTACGTAACACTTATGACATCTACATGGAACTGGATGTTTTTGGAGTTCCGTATGCGGCTAATAACGAAGTTCCGGGCTGTGCCGGCAGAAATGATGTCTTTACCGGAACGCTGACATTCTTTTCGAATGATTCCGGAGCAGCCAGTGATTATAACACCCTTGTTCCCTTACTTTCTTATAACGCACTTAATAAATACAACAGCACGGACGTTCCGGGTGAAACGGTACGAATTGTAAATTTCAACCTCCCTAATGCTATCACGAATGCCAACTTTGTTGTAATATCCACTCCGCATGGTGCCAATAGCGGCGGAGAAGAATATGTAAGAAGGCAAAACTATACTTATATTGATGATGTACAGATGCTAACATATACACCGGGAGGGACATCATGTGAGCCATTCAGGGTATATAACACACAAGGGAACGGAATCTATGGAGCAACTCCCAAGACTGAATCCGACTGGACTTCATGGAACAACTGGTGTCCTGGAAACTCTGTCCCGATCAGAGGATTTACATTACCTAATATGGCTGCAGGAAACCACACACTGAAACATACAATTCCCACAGCTGTATTTAATCAAAATCAAGGTGATGTATATTTATCTGTCTATTTGCAAGGGAAGAGCAATGCTACTTTAAATGTAAAAGACATTAAAACAGTCGATGTGGGTATATATCCTAATCCTACTTCTGATATTGTACATATAAAATCACCAATAGCTGTGGCCTCACTAAGTCTGTTCAGCATGGATGGAAGGAAGCTATCTGAAACGTACAAAGAAAACACAATTGATCTTTCTTCTTACAGTGCTGGTGTGTATGTATTGAATATCGTCCTTAAGGATGGAACTGCATTTAAACATAAAATTGTTAAAAAATAA